A single genomic interval of Cystobacter ferrugineus harbors:
- a CDS encoding TraR/DksA family transcriptional regulator: MNQKDLKRYKKMLEDSKTSLLESAKKTLVEEASFDTDDLPDEIDQASSEYTQSMVFRLRDREKFLLQKIDRALGRIEDGTFGVCERCDEEISPKRLEARPVTTLCIRCKEEQEKKEKSYG; encoded by the coding sequence GTGAACCAGAAAGATCTCAAGCGTTACAAGAAGATGCTCGAGGACAGCAAGACGAGCCTGCTGGAGAGCGCCAAGAAGACGCTGGTGGAGGAGGCCAGCTTCGACACCGACGATCTCCCCGACGAGATCGATCAGGCCTCTTCCGAGTACACGCAATCGATGGTGTTCCGGTTGCGCGACCGGGAAAAGTTCTTGCTGCAGAAGATCGACCGGGCGCTCGGCCGTATCGAGGATGGCACCTTCGGCGTGTGCGAGCGGTGCGACGAGGAGATCTCCCCCAAGCGTCTGGAGGCGCGGCCCGTCACCACGCTGTGCATCCGGTGCAAGGAGGAGCAGGAGAAGAAGGAGAAGTCCTACGGCTGA
- a CDS encoding DNA integrity scanning protein DisA nucleotide-binding domain protein, which produces MSETSKFDREFLRAALSLAGKGDVDHFLYISDVLIAPEDLRRQLAKRKLIYAVTTPRLAQELLANKQRALVIPAYDYSRTERVKVALVSALSQGAFAEGNLVLCMTGKLGRPPDTLMQMRIGGSLDDRLAIEGVKLGDEFNSQVVDALIQLALQIGQEGFEGHPIGTIITIGDHTSVMEKSRQMTINPFQGISEAERNVLDPKIREAIKNFSVLDGAFVMREDGVVLAAGRYLSASDEAVKIPLGLGARHAAAASITSTTKCIALVVSQTSGAVRLFKNGNIVLELHQTARRT; this is translated from the coding sequence ATGAGCGAAACCTCGAAATTCGACCGGGAGTTCCTGCGAGCCGCCCTCTCGCTCGCTGGGAAGGGTGACGTCGATCACTTCCTCTACATCAGCGACGTGCTCATCGCGCCCGAGGATCTGCGCAGGCAGCTCGCCAAGCGCAAGCTCATCTACGCCGTCACCACGCCGCGGCTCGCCCAGGAGCTGCTCGCCAACAAGCAGCGCGCGCTGGTCATCCCCGCCTACGACTACTCGCGCACCGAGCGGGTGAAGGTGGCGCTCGTGTCCGCGCTGTCCCAGGGAGCGTTCGCCGAGGGCAACCTGGTGCTGTGCATGACGGGCAAGCTCGGCCGCCCCCCGGACACGCTGATGCAGATGCGCATCGGCGGCTCGCTGGACGACCGGCTGGCCATCGAGGGAGTGAAGCTCGGGGACGAGTTCAACTCGCAGGTGGTGGACGCCCTCATCCAGCTCGCGCTGCAGATCGGCCAGGAGGGCTTCGAGGGCCACCCCATCGGCACCATCATCACCATCGGCGACCACACGAGCGTGATGGAGAAGAGCCGGCAGATGACGATCAACCCCTTCCAGGGCATCTCCGAGGCCGAGCGCAACGTGCTGGATCCGAAGATCCGCGAGGCCATCAAGAACTTCTCGGTGCTCGACGGCGCGTTCGTCATGCGCGAGGACGGCGTGGTGCTGGCCGCGGGGCGCTACCTGTCGGCGTCGGACGAGGCGGTGAAGATTCCCCTCGGGCTGGGCGCGCGGCACGCCGCGGCGGCGAGCATCACCTCGACGACGAAGTGCATCGCGCTGGTGGTGAGCCAGACCTCCGGAGCGGTGCGGCTCTTCAAGAACGGCAACATCGTGCTGGAGCTGCACCAGACCGCGCGCCGCACCTGA
- a CDS encoding serine/threonine-protein kinase, which yields MRIARDDAPDEPLGLNLLPGAEVAGFIIESRLAAGSFGALYQARRGGKRFAIKLVPRDARGEREVDALRRVRELPVVGFHGYGLWPEEKPRFIVLALELVEGVALDTWAREFNPSTSELLTQVMLPLVSTLGQLHAAGVVHRDVKEANIVMRQKDSHPVLVDFGAAGFEGAPRLTLRLPPGTPEYRSPEVVRFAREWEGEPPPERPGDDLWALGVTLYALLTRTLPFGDRHGSLAQAILEDTPEPPHTRNPRVPAAVGELCLRLLAKDPSERPADASTLALDLKAALAGADASWDEPLFDGGRKPLPPPEPCLPLMPQPASEPFLAPEPRRWPMALALGALAALFLAPATPLQESTALPPTSQDVSRHEMAEVHMTGEVVSSAGLQKSPSPAPVAHATNPAETPMRPSPKNRRLIATAAATAALCTAPACVSTPKPAPPLPAEPCPKGSEETRERLGLGPTESVKVWLMSYVNRKNVNAAIFAKSGPVIAEPKILPNPPGDIRYPTQYAIPKRTIFRGQLYTRENRVYGRFTEVTLPGEKPMPICMEIDDGGLDEPGVVVVAGGTRDNPKLYPTALLRPMPEFRPIPSR from the coding sequence ATGAGAATCGCGAGGGATGATGCGCCGGACGAGCCGCTCGGGTTGAACCTGTTGCCCGGAGCGGAGGTGGCCGGCTTCATCATCGAGAGTCGGCTGGCGGCCGGCAGCTTCGGCGCGCTGTATCAGGCCCGGAGGGGCGGCAAACGCTTCGCCATCAAGCTGGTGCCCCGGGACGCGCGGGGCGAGCGGGAGGTGGACGCACTGCGGCGGGTGCGGGAGTTGCCCGTGGTGGGCTTCCACGGCTATGGCCTGTGGCCCGAGGAGAAGCCGCGCTTCATCGTCCTGGCCCTGGAGTTGGTGGAAGGCGTCGCGCTGGACACCTGGGCGCGGGAGTTCAACCCGAGCACGTCCGAGCTGCTCACCCAGGTGATGCTGCCGCTGGTGTCCACGCTGGGCCAGTTGCACGCCGCGGGCGTGGTGCACCGGGACGTGAAGGAGGCCAACATCGTGATGCGCCAGAAGGACAGCCATCCGGTGCTGGTGGACTTCGGCGCGGCGGGGTTCGAGGGCGCGCCGAGGCTCACCCTGCGACTGCCGCCGGGCACACCCGAGTACCGCAGCCCCGAGGTGGTGCGCTTCGCCCGCGAGTGGGAGGGAGAGCCACCGCCGGAGCGGCCCGGGGACGACTTGTGGGCGCTGGGCGTCACCCTCTACGCGCTGCTCACGCGCACCCTGCCCTTCGGCGATCGCCACGGCTCCCTGGCACAAGCCATCCTCGAGGACACGCCCGAGCCCCCCCACACGCGCAATCCGCGCGTGCCCGCGGCGGTGGGCGAGCTGTGCCTGCGCCTGCTGGCGAAGGATCCCTCGGAGCGCCCCGCCGATGCGTCCACGCTCGCGCTCGACTTGAAGGCCGCCCTCGCCGGGGCCGATGCCTCGTGGGACGAGCCCCTCTTCGACGGAGGCCGCAAGCCGCTGCCTCCGCCGGAGCCCTGTCTTCCCCTCATGCCGCAGCCCGCTTCCGAGCCGTTCCTGGCGCCCGAGCCGCGGCGGTGGCCCATGGCCCTCGCGTTGGGGGCGCTGGCGGCCCTGTTCCTCGCTCCCGCGACCCCACTTCAAGAGTCCACCGCGCTTCCGCCTACGTCCCAGGATGTTTCTCGCCATGAAATGGCGGAGGTCCACATGACAGGAGAAGTTGTGTCCAGCGCGGGACTTCAGAAGTCACCATCCCCCGCGCCCGTCGCCCACGCGACGAACCCCGCGGAAACACCCATGCGTCCCTCTCCGAAGAACCGTCGTCTGATTGCCACCGCAGCGGCCACTGCCGCCCTCTGCACGGCTCCCGCTTGTGTGAGCACGCCGAAGCCCGCCCCTCCGCTGCCCGCCGAACCCTGCCCCAAGGGCAGCGAGGAGACCCGTGAGCGTCTGGGCCTCGGTCCGACCGAGAGTGTCAAGGTGTGGTTGATGAGCTACGTGAACAGGAAAAACGTCAACGCAGCCATTTTCGCGAAGTCCGGTCCGGTCATCGCCGAACCCAAAATCCTTCCCAACCCACCCGGCGACATCCGCTATCCGACGCAGTACGCGATCCCCAAGCGCACGATCTTCAGGGGACAACTCTATACCCGGGAGAACCGAGTCTATGGCCGATTCACCGAGGTCACTCTCCCGGGCGAAAAACCCATGCCGATTTGCATGGAGATTGACGACGGCGGTCTGGATGAACCCGGTGTGGTGGTAGTGGCGGGAGGGACGCGCGACAACCCCAAGCTCTATCCCACCGCGTTGCTCAGGCCCATGCCTGAATTCCGTCCGATCCCCAGCCGATGA
- a CDS encoding DUF2381 family protein encodes MLATSLPLMLTLSLTQSPASPGRMDCEEIQRIERTRTALTPHEICVSPGSMTGVVFDAPVSVELQEEFRFEEISRGRTSISVMPPRDMAPGERLRLSARYVDGNHQEDALTLFLVASPDQSTRQVEVFRDTRTRESFERELAQERAERQRSQQELARLRLELEQLRQQYEDPHQLYWLIFNRSMTREGVRARTFKKSLIGLESKELRIDRGVSYRSKYRVAIELWLVHSGSSPWRDIVIEARRTNGEEWPIVHTKQQAMPVVNVAFMLVIEMEAPAAWASEECDLHLHDGAGKNLNITGIEFP; translated from the coding sequence GTGCTCGCGACCTCCCTGCCGCTCATGCTGACCCTCTCACTGACACAGAGCCCAGCCTCTCCTGGGCGCATGGACTGTGAAGAGATTCAGCGTATCGAACGAACGAGGACAGCCCTGACTCCCCACGAAATCTGCGTCAGCCCTGGAAGCATGACAGGAGTTGTCTTCGATGCGCCCGTCTCGGTGGAATTGCAAGAAGAGTTCCGGTTCGAGGAGATCTCTCGCGGCCGCACGAGCATCAGTGTCATGCCCCCCCGGGACATGGCTCCTGGCGAACGGCTTCGCTTGTCGGCTCGCTACGTGGATGGAAACCACCAGGAGGACGCCCTCACTCTGTTCCTGGTGGCGTCTCCAGACCAGTCCACCCGACAAGTCGAAGTGTTCCGCGATACGCGAACTCGCGAATCCTTCGAACGCGAATTGGCGCAGGAGCGTGCGGAAAGGCAACGCAGCCAGCAAGAGTTGGCCCGATTGCGGCTCGAACTCGAGCAACTTCGTCAGCAGTACGAGGATCCCCACCAACTGTATTGGCTGATTTTCAACCGTTCCATGACTCGAGAGGGCGTCCGTGCCCGGACTTTCAAGAAGTCACTGATTGGACTCGAGAGTAAAGAACTCCGCATCGACAGGGGGGTCAGCTATCGATCCAAGTATCGTGTAGCCATTGAACTCTGGCTGGTGCACTCGGGTTCGAGCCCGTGGAGAGACATCGTTATAGAAGCAAGGCGCACAAACGGAGAGGAATGGCCGATTGTCCATACCAAGCAGCAAGCGATGCCCGTGGTGAACGTGGCGTTCATGCTCGTCATCGAGATGGAAGCTCCAGCCGCCTGGGCATCTGAAGAATGCGACCTGCACCTACATGATGGAGCGGGGAAGAATCTCAACATCACGGGAATCGAGTTCCCCTAG
- a CDS encoding head protein codes for MVIGDLINNAVDLLGRIDEKTQSPEEHELLRAAADALRFIWANGLSYEFMDYRESLEFESPPPVVAAFKTREDANSWLANNPKPPAMAYVLISGEYYVVAYRRENDWRTFLPHPTLEFYLEEMMKASLPPAVATFNTREEADAWLGGQSEPSAQTVIQIGGEHYLAVYYRNINHRAIFPFSLVKRLGKKEESGA; via the coding sequence ATGGTAATCGGAGACCTGATCAATAACGCGGTGGATCTCCTCGGACGAATCGACGAGAAGACCCAATCCCCAGAAGAGCACGAGTTGCTTCGTGCCGCGGCCGACGCGCTTAGATTCATCTGGGCAAATGGCCTGTCATATGAATTCATGGACTATCGGGAGAGCCTCGAGTTTGAGTCGCCACCCCCGGTGGTTGCTGCTTTCAAGACGCGCGAGGACGCGAATTCCTGGCTGGCCAACAATCCCAAGCCGCCGGCCATGGCTTATGTCCTGATCTCGGGCGAATACTATGTGGTGGCGTATCGTCGCGAGAACGATTGGCGCACCTTCCTCCCGCATCCAACTCTTGAGTTTTATCTCGAGGAGATGATGAAAGCCAGCCTCCCTCCGGCGGTGGCCACATTCAACACCCGTGAGGAGGCAGACGCCTGGCTTGGAGGTCAGTCAGAGCCGTCAGCGCAGACCGTCATTCAGATCGGGGGCGAGCACTATTTGGCGGTGTACTATCGAAACATCAATCACCGCGCCATCTTCCCCTTCTCCTTGGTCAAGAGGCTAGGGAAGAAAGAGGAGTCGGGAGCATAG